Proteins encoded by one window of Vampirovibrionales bacterium:
- the fsa gene encoding fructose-6-phosphate aldolase, which yields MQLFVDTANLDEIRAAAEMGVISGVTTNPTLLARNGAGNVESVIREIGALVPGPVSMECVSDDCAGMLAEGRRFRQWGDNVYVKVPFCVEGVKAVRQFSEEGIPTNVTLVFSANQALLAANAGATLISSFVGRLDDIGYDGIQVIAQAVELMETHRFASKILSASIRHPLHVTQSAEAGAHIATIPFDVLKKMYHHPLTEKGIAAFTADWRALQGAGAQ from the coding sequence ATGCAACTTTTCGTGGATACCGCCAATCTGGATGAAATCCGCGCCGCCGCCGAAATGGGCGTCATTAGCGGCGTTACCACCAATCCAACGCTCTTGGCGCGTAATGGCGCGGGCAATGTCGAATCGGTGATCCGCGAAATTGGCGCACTGGTGCCAGGTCCCGTGAGCATGGAATGCGTCAGCGACGATTGCGCGGGCATGTTGGCCGAAGGGCGGCGCTTTCGCCAGTGGGGCGACAATGTATACGTCAAAGTCCCGTTTTGCGTTGAAGGCGTTAAAGCTGTGCGCCAGTTCAGCGAGGAAGGCATTCCCACCAATGTGACGCTGGTATTCTCCGCCAATCAGGCGCTGCTGGCGGCCAATGCGGGCGCGACGCTCATCAGCTCGTTTGTCGGACGGCTCGATGATATTGGCTACGACGGCATCCAGGTCATTGCGCAGGCGGTCGAACTGATGGAAACCCACCGCTTCGCCAGCAAAATTCTGTCGGCGAGCATCCGTCATCCGTTGCACGTCACGCAATCGGCCGAGGCGGGCGCGCATATTGCGACGATCCCCTTCGATGTCCTTAAAAAAATGTACCATCACCCGCTGACAGAAAAAGGCATCGCCGCCTTTACCGCTGACTGGCGGGCGCTTCAGGGCGCTGGCGCCCAATAG
- a CDS encoding DUF1385 domain-containing protein, with protein MPLASSSCPENPLPATGPLLDSPALALLDARPVSCIAERLDPIAAQRSDTLLTAQTLALSAPCAGGEPDPQRDCYPVIDANGALCGLIDDRILLGATRAALPTPVEGLSAHACVGEARARFLQDAALRWIPLMMADGGYSGYCASRQALRELCLRAAPKPPRLGGMATPLGVYITSGRYRGGAPAWAIALNGAALAVGSTLAQIAFMIAFAAAMTWFPALGKLGFLARIWLETAFLIPALFIMLRLTPLAGLHAAEHMTINAVERRLPLTLEAVRGQSREHRRCGTNLTVLLSGALLGWLTLEAMGPYVNEAGRVLFLLGWIVLLMRYWRTAGLWLQRYFTTRAPSDAQIQSGIRAAQAVLRQYESQPHGPTPLWRRLWGSGLPQALAGFYAAQSLIDWLMGG; from the coding sequence ATGCCGCTTGCGTCGTCCTCGTGCCCGGAGAATCCGCTTCCGGCGACCGGTCCGCTTCTGGACAGCCCGGCGCTGGCGCTGCTGGACGCGCGCCCGGTGTCCTGTATTGCGGAACGTCTTGACCCCATAGCCGCCCAGCGGTCCGATACCTTGCTCACTGCGCAGACGCTCGCCTTGTCGGCGCCGTGTGCGGGGGGCGAGCCCGACCCGCAGCGCGATTGCTATCCTGTCATCGATGCCAATGGCGCGTTGTGCGGCCTGATCGATGACCGAATTCTGCTTGGCGCAACGCGGGCTGCCCTCCCCACGCCTGTCGAGGGTCTTTCTGCTCACGCGTGTGTCGGCGAGGCGCGCGCGCGTTTTCTGCAAGACGCCGCCCTGCGCTGGATTCCCCTGATGATGGCGGACGGGGGCTATAGCGGCTATTGCGCCAGTCGTCAGGCGTTGCGGGAACTGTGTCTGCGCGCCGCGCCGAAACCGCCGCGTCTGGGCGGGATGGCGACGCCGCTGGGAGTGTATATCACGTCGGGGCGTTATCGCGGCGGCGCGCCTGCCTGGGCGATAGCGCTCAACGGCGCTGCGCTGGCCGTTGGCTCGACGCTGGCGCAAATAGCCTTCATGATCGCTTTTGCGGCGGCTATGACGTGGTTTCCGGCGCTGGGGAAACTGGGATTCCTGGCGCGGATCTGGCTGGAGACGGCGTTTTTGATTCCCGCGCTGTTTATCATGCTGCGGCTAACGCCACTGGCTGGGCTTCATGCGGCGGAACACATGACGATTAACGCGGTCGAGCGTCGCTTGCCGTTGACGCTGGAGGCGGTTCGCGGCCAATCGCGCGAGCATCGTCGCTGCGGTACGAATCTGACGGTTTTGCTTTCTGGGGCCTTGCTGGGCTGGCTGACGCTGGAGGCGATGGGGCCGTATGTCAATGAAGCCGGCCGTGTGCTGTTTCTGCTGGGATGGATCGTCTTGCTGATGCGCTATTGGCGGACAGCGGGGTTGTGGCTTCAGCGCTATTTCACCACGCGCGCGCCGAGCGACGCCCAGATTCAAAGCGGAATTCGGGCTGCTCAGGCCGTTTTACGCCAGTACGAAAGCCAGCCCCACGGGCCCACGCCCTTGTGGCGGCGTTTATGGGGCAGTGGCCTGCCGCAGGCCCTGGCCGGATTCTACGCCGCTCAAAGCCTGATCGACTGGCTGATGGGCGGCTGA
- a CDS encoding glycoside hydrolase family 9 protein, translating to MTDRARSFSRGFSFRGLSAAVLALASLGVVAQNPAQALETRMNPWGYHPMAPKRLVLEGVAPQSKLKFSLYDPNRPGITPLTRGRVVYRFNNIEKSPDNSLQGPAAERWALDFSDFRQSGDLQLKIEGLGKDAPPLTLLLRVSEFVYWDAMVPVIRAFYLQRSGVELDDEVTGLAHGLSHAEDALVESPETHARYQKDVTGGWYDGSDYNKYVTPTGLAIGRLLSLYDSSPSIFNTLKLSYPLTEEGLGDLPDFLHEMRWGLDWIMAMQRKDGAFFRKVAGREKVSKGPPDDDTQERFAFGATSQDTAVGAATLAMASRAYRRKEMGYAIKCLLAAEEGWRYLAAHGMTLEVSPDDATGSREYLNPDGDGVYRFWAATELALATGKPVYRQYLLAHYRQIPVASFSWRNPAMLAITDYLARNPQDDPISAWFRPRVIQAADALLSESRRARANNPLATSVTRFEDGASAQLSEQAATLLAAYRLTRDPAYLTAAVGNVDFLLGLNPLSQTFVSGLGARAVQHPCHPWMKTAKATMPGLVVAGPNAADRDGKTPADSGALSYRDDVDACDSNAPSLLYNASFAYILGALNLEFAPAAK from the coding sequence ATGACCGATCGCGCACGCTCTTTTTCACGAGGATTCTCGTTTCGGGGCCTATCTGCCGCTGTTTTGGCTCTTGCGTCGCTGGGCGTCGTTGCTCAGAATCCGGCTCAGGCGCTGGAAACGCGCATGAATCCGTGGGGGTATCACCCGATGGCCCCAAAACGCCTGGTTCTCGAAGGCGTCGCGCCTCAATCCAAGCTGAAATTCTCGCTTTATGACCCCAATCGCCCCGGAATAACCCCGTTGACGCGCGGGCGGGTCGTGTATCGTTTTAACAACATTGAGAAATCCCCGGATAATTCGCTTCAGGGGCCTGCCGCTGAGCGTTGGGCGCTGGATTTCTCCGATTTTCGTCAGTCGGGCGACTTACAGCTTAAAATTGAGGGACTTGGCAAAGACGCGCCGCCTCTGACGCTGCTGCTGCGCGTGTCTGAGTTCGTCTACTGGGACGCCATGGTCCCTGTGATCCGCGCCTTCTATCTGCAACGCAGCGGCGTGGAACTTGACGATGAAGTAACCGGGCTGGCTCACGGCTTGTCTCATGCTGAAGACGCCCTTGTGGAGAGTCCGGAAACCCATGCCCGCTATCAAAAAGACGTTACCGGCGGCTGGTATGACGGCTCCGATTACAACAAGTACGTCACGCCGACCGGCCTTGCGATTGGCCGTCTGCTGTCGCTGTACGACAGCTCGCCGTCTATTTTTAACACCCTGAAGCTCTCGTACCCCTTGACGGAAGAGGGTTTGGGCGATCTGCCGGACTTCTTGCACGAGATGCGCTGGGGGCTGGATTGGATAATGGCCATGCAGCGCAAGGATGGCGCGTTTTTCCGCAAGGTCGCCGGGCGCGAAAAAGTGAGCAAGGGCCCGCCGGATGACGACACGCAGGAGCGTTTCGCCTTTGGCGCCACGTCTCAGGATACTGCCGTCGGCGCGGCGACGCTGGCGATGGCGTCTCGGGCTTATCGGCGCAAGGAAATGGGCTACGCCATCAAGTGCCTGCTCGCCGCAGAAGAAGGCTGGCGTTATCTCGCCGCCCACGGTATGACGCTGGAGGTATCGCCCGACGACGCGACCGGTTCGCGCGAGTATCTTAATCCGGACGGCGACGGCGTTTATCGCTTCTGGGCCGCGACGGAACTGGCGCTGGCGACTGGCAAGCCCGTCTATCGTCAATATCTGCTGGCGCATTATCGCCAAATCCCCGTGGCGTCTTTCTCATGGCGCAACCCGGCGATGCTCGCCATTACCGACTATCTGGCCCGTAACCCGCAGGATGATCCTATCAGCGCGTGGTTTCGTCCTCGTGTGATTCAGGCGGCGGATGCCCTGCTGAGCGAATCGCGGCGCGCCCGGGCGAATAACCCGCTGGCGACCAGTGTGACGCGTTTTGAAGATGGCGCCAGCGCGCAACTTTCTGAGCAGGCTGCGACTCTTCTGGCTGCCTATCGCTTGACGCGCGACCCGGCGTATTTAACGGCCGCTGTGGGCAATGTCGACTTCCTGCTGGGGCTTAACCCGCTAAGCCAGACGTTTGTGAGCGGTCTGGGCGCGCGGGCGGTTCAGCATCCGTGCCATCCGTGGATGAAGACCGCTAAAGCCACGATGCCCGGTCTGGTCGTCGCCGGGCCGAATGCCGCCGATCGAGACGGTAAAACGCCTGCCGACAGCGGCGCGCTGAGCTACCGCGACGACGTGGACGCCTGTGATAGTAATGCGCCAAGCTTGTTGTATAACGCCAGTTTCGCCTATATTCTGGGCGCGCTGAATCTGGAGTTCGCGCCGGCTGCGAAATAA
- a CDS encoding alpha-ketoacid dehydrogenase subunit beta: protein MATLTMLQAINDALQTEMRRDDRVVVFGEDVGENEGVFRATADLQRQFGEERVFSAPLSETGIVGAAIGMALYGLKPVPEIQFADFVYPAFDQIVSEMAKYRYRSGGEYPCPVVVRMPYGGGIRGGLYHSQSPEAYFCHTPGLKVVIPSTPADAKGLLAAAIRGDDPVIFMEPKKIYRSVRGETPEGECVTPIGPARHARSGADLSIFCYGAMVPACEAAADKALEKLGVQADIIDLRTLYPVDEDAILASVRKTGRALIVYEAPRTCGYGSEIAALIAERAVDSLKAPIKRVAGFDTPFPYTLERLYAPDAIRIYLGIQELMAFE, encoded by the coding sequence ATGGCGACTCTCACCATGCTGCAAGCCATCAATGACGCGCTGCAAACCGAAATGCGGCGCGATGACCGCGTGGTCGTCTTCGGCGAAGACGTCGGCGAGAATGAAGGGGTGTTTCGCGCCACCGCCGACCTTCAACGACAATTCGGCGAAGAGCGCGTCTTCAGCGCCCCGCTCAGCGAAACCGGCATCGTCGGCGCGGCCATCGGGATGGCCCTCTATGGACTGAAACCCGTGCCGGAAATCCAGTTCGCCGACTTCGTTTACCCCGCCTTCGACCAAATCGTGTCGGAAATGGCCAAATACCGCTATCGCTCCGGGGGCGAGTATCCGTGCCCTGTCGTCGTACGCATGCCCTACGGCGGCGGCATTCGCGGCGGGCTGTATCACTCGCAGAGCCCTGAAGCCTATTTCTGCCATACGCCGGGCCTGAAAGTCGTCATCCCCTCGACCCCCGCCGATGCCAAAGGGCTCCTCGCAGCGGCGATTCGCGGCGATGATCCGGTGATCTTTATGGAGCCCAAAAAAATCTACCGCTCCGTGCGAGGCGAAACGCCGGAAGGCGAATGCGTCACGCCCATTGGGCCCGCCCGTCACGCGCGATCAGGCGCGGATCTGTCGATTTTCTGCTACGGCGCGATGGTGCCCGCTTGTGAGGCCGCCGCCGACAAGGCGCTCGAAAAACTCGGCGTCCAGGCCGATATCATCGACCTGCGTACGCTTTATCCCGTCGATGAAGACGCTATTCTCGCCTCGGTCCGCAAGACAGGCCGCGCGCTGATTGTCTATGAAGCCCCCCGCACCTGCGGCTACGGCTCTGAGATCGCTGCATTGATTGCTGAGCGCGCCGTCGATTCTCTCAAAGCGCCCATTAAACGCGTGGCAGGATTCGATACGCCGTTTCCGTATACGCTGGAGCGACTCTATGCGCCGGATGCCATCCGCATTTATCTGGGCATTCAGGAGCTGATGGCGTTTGAGTAA
- a CDS encoding thiamine pyrophosphate-dependent dehydrogenase E1 component subunit alpha: MVVSSVTRRNPPMSDSLLRIMQDDPEAGTSCARPPKGLSPDDLRRIYRNMVMIRAFDERQRNLQRSGRIGFCVSATGEEAVSAGVCAALEDDDWIFPYYRQHGMLLCRNVPLERMMAHLFGNEQDLAKGRQMPAHFTDRSARFVSASSVIGTQLIHAVGAAMAAKYKKDPVAVAAFIGDGGTSSSDFHSALTFAGVYKAPVVVFIVNNQYAISLPVSKQCAAETLHLKAQGYGLPALRVDGNDAVAVALASREALGRARSGEGPTLIELVTYRLGPHSSSDDPSRYRDECETAEWAAKDPIGRMRRYLEHLALWDADAETEVWEQARTAVNAASATAEKVSEPGWATMFDDVYAELPPALALQRDEFLARESGLNRASEGEFPL, from the coding sequence ATGGTCGTCTCGTCTGTGACCCGAAGGAATCCGCCGATGTCGGACTCGCTGTTGAGAATTATGCAGGATGATCCCGAAGCGGGAACAAGTTGCGCGCGTCCGCCAAAAGGCTTGTCCCCCGACGATTTGCGCCGCATCTACCGCAATATGGTGATGATTCGCGCCTTTGACGAGCGTCAGCGGAACCTGCAACGCTCCGGCCGCATTGGCTTCTGCGTCTCCGCCACCGGCGAAGAAGCAGTCTCAGCAGGCGTATGCGCCGCACTCGAAGACGACGACTGGATTTTCCCCTATTACCGCCAGCATGGGATGCTCCTGTGCCGAAACGTCCCTCTTGAGCGGATGATGGCCCACCTCTTCGGCAACGAGCAGGATCTCGCCAAGGGCCGCCAGATGCCCGCCCACTTTACGGATCGCAGCGCGCGCTTTGTCAGCGCCTCCAGCGTCATCGGCACGCAGTTGATTCACGCTGTGGGGGCCGCGATGGCTGCCAAATACAAGAAAGACCCCGTGGCCGTGGCCGCGTTCATTGGCGATGGCGGCACCTCTTCCAGTGATTTCCATTCGGCGCTGACCTTTGCGGGCGTTTACAAGGCGCCGGTTGTTGTGTTCATTGTCAATAACCAGTACGCCATCTCGCTGCCCGTCTCCAAGCAGTGCGCCGCCGAGACGCTTCACCTCAAAGCCCAGGGTTACGGCCTGCCCGCCCTGCGAGTGGATGGCAATGACGCTGTGGCGGTCGCGCTTGCTTCGCGCGAAGCGCTCGGACGGGCGCGCTCCGGCGAGGGACCGACGCTTATCGAGCTGGTCACCTATCGTCTCGGGCCGCATTCCTCGTCTGACGACCCTTCGCGTTATCGCGACGAGTGCGAAACCGCTGAGTGGGCTGCAAAAGACCCCATCGGGCGGATGCGGCGCTATCTGGAGCATCTGGCTTTATGGGACGCTGACGCTGAAACCGAGGTCTGGGAGCAGGCCCGCACTGCGGTCAACGCAGCCAGCGCCACCGCCGAGAAAGTTTCTGAGCCTGGCTGGGCGACGATGTTTGATGACGTTTACGCCGAATTACCGCCGGCTCTTGCCTTGCAGCGCGATGAGTTTCTGGCCCGCGAGAGCGGGTTGAATCGCGCCAGTGAAGGCGAGTTTCCGCTTTAG
- the lipA gene encoding lipoyl synthase: protein MSAPQNPSQAAKGPKPSWLKIRPPQGPQAAWLRERAETLRLATVCQEARCPNMGECWSGGTATFMVLGDICTRGCRFCAVTTGDPQGRIDPDEPHKLAQTVHDAGWQYVVITSVDRDDLPDGGAAHIARCIEETRKLNPDVIIEALIPDFQGNREAMARVVSAKPEVLGQNLETVSRLTARVRDRRAGYQRTLDCLAQIKALDSSVLTKSSLMLGLGETDDEIREAMSDLRRHQVDLLTLGQYLQPSPKHLPVEAYVTPQAFKAWQEFAEHDQGFLYCAAGPLVRSSYRAGEYFMRRLLRSDTPRERSGV from the coding sequence GTGTCAGCGCCCCAGAACCCATCTCAAGCCGCCAAAGGCCCCAAGCCCTCATGGCTGAAAATCCGCCCGCCTCAAGGCCCACAAGCCGCCTGGCTGCGCGAACGCGCTGAAACCTTGCGGCTGGCAACCGTTTGCCAGGAAGCGCGCTGCCCCAATATGGGCGAGTGCTGGAGCGGCGGCACCGCCACGTTTATGGTGCTGGGGGACATCTGCACGCGCGGATGCCGGTTTTGCGCCGTCACTACCGGCGATCCGCAAGGCCGCATCGATCCAGACGAACCCCACAAGCTCGCCCAAACCGTTCACGACGCCGGATGGCAATATGTCGTCATCACGTCGGTGGATCGCGACGATCTCCCCGATGGCGGCGCGGCCCATATCGCGCGCTGTATCGAAGAAACCCGCAAGCTGAATCCTGACGTGATTATCGAGGCCCTGATCCCGGATTTTCAGGGCAATCGCGAGGCAATGGCCCGCGTCGTCTCGGCAAAACCCGAGGTGCTGGGCCAGAATCTGGAAACGGTGTCGCGTCTCACCGCAAGAGTGCGGGATCGCCGGGCCGGTTATCAGCGCACGCTCGACTGTCTGGCGCAGATCAAGGCGCTAGACTCCTCTGTTCTTACAAAATCGTCGCTCATGCTGGGCCTTGGCGAGACAGATGACGAGATCCGCGAGGCCATGAGCGACTTGCGACGTCATCAGGTCGATTTACTGACCCTTGGCCAGTATCTTCAGCCATCGCCCAAACACCTGCCCGTGGAAGCGTACGTGACCCCGCAGGCCTTTAAAGCCTGGCAGGAATTTGCCGAACATGATCAGGGGTTCCTCTATTGCGCGGCCGGGCCGCTGGTTCGCAGTTCATACCGCGCAGGCGAGTATTTCATGCGCCGCCTGCTGCGTTCGGATACGCCTCGCGAACGAAGCGGGGTATAA
- a CDS encoding trypsin-like peptidase domain-containing protein, which produces MPAADRDEQDTIRVYAQASLAVASITAMNEGQPAVGAGSVIDPSGIVLTSRHVVGSATEAQVSLQDAAGRTHTYEGVVLGCVGENLDLALIKISGTQPFASLALGDSSRVRVGQKVLAIGNPYGFERTLTLGVVSRLDAERNRIQTDAALNPGNSGGPLMDRAGRLIGVNQSIFNPDGARTYIGIGFAAPVNAAKSFIRRLAAQPPESPSPRAALAPGESPLARYRLPDSRNGGFEQISMLLRRMESDWQADSQAAESQAVDARAVGE; this is translated from the coding sequence TTGCCCGCAGCTGATCGCGATGAACAGGACACGATCCGTGTCTACGCACAGGCATCGCTTGCTGTTGCCTCCATTACAGCTATGAATGAGGGCCAACCGGCCGTGGGCGCAGGCTCGGTGATTGATCCCAGCGGGATTGTCCTGACATCGCGCCATGTGGTGGGTTCTGCCACCGAGGCGCAGGTCTCGTTACAGGACGCTGCGGGGCGAACGCATACCTACGAAGGCGTAGTGCTAGGCTGCGTAGGCGAAAATCTCGATCTGGCGCTGATTAAAATCAGCGGGACGCAGCCGTTTGCCTCTCTCGCGCTCGGCGATTCCAGCCGGGTGCGCGTCGGGCAGAAGGTATTGGCGATTGGGAATCCCTATGGCTTTGAACGGACGCTGACGCTGGGCGTGGTGAGTCGTCTGGACGCTGAACGTAACCGCATTCAGACCGATGCGGCGCTGAATCCGGGCAATTCGGGCGGCCCGCTGATGGACCGCGCCGGGCGCTTGATTGGCGTCAATCAGTCAATTTTTAACCCGGATGGGGCGCGAACGTATATCGGCATTGGCTTTGCGGCGCCGGTAAACGCCGCCAAAAGCTTTATTCGTCGCCTGGCCGCGCAACCGCCCGAGTCGCCTTCGCCGCGCGCCGCGCTCGCCCCCGGAGAAAGCCCGCTGGCGCGGTATCGCTTGCCCGATTCGCGCAATGGGGGCTTCGAACAAATCTCCATGCTGCTGCGGCGGATGGAATCTGACTGGCAGGCGGACTCGCAGGCCGCCGAGTCGCAGGCCGTTGACGCGCGCGCCGTCGGCGAGTAG
- a CDS encoding diguanylate cyclase, producing the protein MAKAELRPLVRQAAIPGWTQSLWTALDGFASALLKAENDSPARKKYGDRPARRRQIPPEEDVRQLMIDARELEDVWEFFLKRLNQSSQLDLMCFSVLDDSADFIRLNFLHPQNPDKPFDKPIISMSDRNNHLVQASQRKDTTFTSRPADLGEHLQAYLQLPETSRQHLNIFTAPFIAGGRVIAMITLGFSEVDAFSQAKLSYVYTLRDQIAQLVWNLTLQDRMKSQAQIDTLTGLMTHTYFQRVLEAELKKAQRQNQPLTTMVVDIANIKEINRNCGHDVGDDAICHLASMTRRLIRGIDTVARYGGDEIVLVLPETGPEDAETMACRLIKGLNAQKLPKLGALRVNIGYATFPHDTQKKDNLLKFTEQALHLAKFKAGDSGVSNKVAYHEAMALNDKTVLEVFASQVAKQYDNHHLFDQLITAMERPGDVDVPEATSPNLMLETIGSLAGALDAKDRYTRGHSQAVANYAVAVAHALELPPSEVEKIRLAAFLHDIGKIGIPESILCKQGPLNEAEWAIMKQHPVIGARQILAPVSALRDVIPLVEFHHENWDGSGYPSGLKGEEIPLGARIVSIVDAFHGLTSDRSYRQALPVAEAARILGEGAGAQWDPELIEVFIKILNVAKPILPVDALISENEEGACLTGVADGVEPPLNDPSLTALSGPALSGSPASEPAVKTTSPRTKSAGTAPKKRTRRAKAS; encoded by the coding sequence ATGGCAAAGGCGGAGCTTCGTCCGTTGGTTAGACAGGCGGCAATTCCGGGATGGACGCAATCGCTGTGGACAGCGCTTGACGGCTTTGCGTCGGCCTTGCTCAAGGCGGAGAACGATTCTCCGGCTCGCAAGAAATATGGCGACCGCCCGGCGCGCCGTCGGCAGATTCCGCCCGAAGAAGACGTCCGCCAGTTGATGATCGATGCGCGCGAGCTGGAAGACGTTTGGGAATTCTTCCTGAAGCGCTTGAATCAAAGCTCACAGCTCGATTTGATGTGTTTTTCCGTGCTGGATGACAGCGCGGACTTTATTCGCCTGAACTTTCTGCATCCGCAGAACCCGGATAAGCCTTTCGATAAGCCGATTATTTCGATGTCGGACCGCAATAATCATCTTGTGCAGGCTTCTCAGCGTAAAGATACGACGTTCACTTCGCGGCCGGCGGATTTGGGCGAGCATTTACAGGCGTATCTGCAATTGCCGGAAACCTCGCGGCAGCATCTGAATATCTTCACCGCGCCGTTTATCGCCGGTGGGCGCGTGATTGCGATGATTACGCTTGGTTTTTCTGAAGTCGACGCGTTTTCGCAGGCCAAGTTGTCGTATGTGTATACTCTGCGCGATCAAATCGCCCAGTTAGTTTGGAATCTCACGCTGCAAGACCGTATGAAGTCTCAAGCGCAGATCGATACCCTCACTGGGCTGATGACGCATACGTATTTTCAGCGCGTGCTGGAGGCCGAACTCAAGAAAGCCCAACGCCAGAACCAGCCTCTGACCACGATGGTCGTGGATATCGCCAATATCAAGGAAATTAACCGAAACTGCGGCCATGACGTGGGCGACGACGCGATTTGTCATCTGGCGTCGATGACGCGCCGCCTCATTCGCGGTATTGACACCGTGGCCCGCTATGGTGGCGATGAAATTGTCCTTGTGCTGCCCGAAACCGGCCCGGAAGACGCTGAAACCATGGCCTGCCGCCTGATTAAAGGTCTGAACGCCCAGAAACTCCCAAAGCTGGGCGCGTTGCGGGTTAACATCGGCTATGCGACCTTCCCGCACGATACCCAGAAGAAGGACAACCTTCTCAAGTTTACCGAACAGGCGCTGCATCTGGCCAAATTCAAGGCGGGCGACTCGGGCGTCTCCAACAAGGTCGCCTACCACGAGGCGATGGCCCTCAACGACAAGACGGTTCTGGAAGTGTTCGCCTCGCAGGTTGCCAAGCAATACGATAATCATCATTTGTTTGACCAGTTGATTACGGCTATGGAGCGTCCCGGCGATGTCGACGTGCCGGAAGCCACGTCGCCCAATCTGATGCTGGAGACTATCGGCTCGCTGGCAGGCGCTCTGGATGCGAAAGATCGCTATACGCGCGGCCATTCGCAGGCTGTGGCCAATTATGCTGTCGCAGTCGCCCACGCCTTGGAGCTGCCGCCGTCAGAAGTCGAAAAAATCCGTCTGGCGGCCTTCCTGCACGACATCGGTAAAATCGGCATCCCGGAATCGATTCTGTGCAAGCAGGGGCCGCTGAATGAGGCCGAGTGGGCCATTATGAAGCAGCATCCTGTGATCGGCGCGCGTCAGATTCTCGCGCCGGTGTCCGCCTTGCGCGATGTGATTCCCCTGGTGGAGTTTCACCATGAGAACTGGGATGGCAGCGGTTACCCGTCCGGCCTGAAGGGGGAAGAGATACCCCTGGGCGCACGCATTGTCTCGATTGTGGACGCGTTCCATGGGCTGACGTCCGATCGGTCTTACCGCCAGGCGTTGCCGGTGGCCGAAGCCGCCCGTATTCTGGGCGAAGGCGCGGGCGCGCAATGGGATCCCGAGCTGATTGAAGTGTTTATCAAGATTCTGAATGTCGCCAAGCCTATTCTGCCGGTCGATGCGCTGATTTCTGAAAACGAGGAAGGCGCTTGCCTCACGGGAGTAGCCGATGGTGTTGAGCCGCCTCTGAACGATCCCTCATTGACAGCGCTTTCAGGGCCAGCGCTTTCAGGCTCGCCTGCGTCTGAACCCGCTGTAAAGACGACTTCTCCGCGCACTAAAAGCGCCGGGACCGCTCCCAAAAAGCGAACGCGCCGCGCCAAAGCCAGCTAG
- a CDS encoding HEAT repeat domain-containing protein encodes MDDAIPIQKHVSRRPDGGSTSLFLVTAIALQTPEGRKLIPHPSGQEVASYATLEEAEQAISQAGFDAVLDGRRLSHARRAPAHVSRRGTNDPASAPFQALIELLLKALSDREAAVVSNAALALGELGEYADQAIISGLLSHLGDDDPGVRKAIAEALGKIGAPALAAMEDAYQQAARQRAEKNALHTRLTIVTAYLEMFHSHRELLFQIVPRLQTALVDDHWLIRSQAALAAGQAARLWQNGQLRKPSA; translated from the coding sequence ATGGACGACGCCATTCCCATCCAGAAACACGTGTCCCGCCGCCCGGACGGCGGGTCGACGAGCCTGTTTCTTGTGACGGCCATCGCCCTGCAAACGCCGGAAGGCCGCAAATTGATTCCGCATCCTTCGGGGCAAGAGGTCGCCAGCTACGCCACGCTGGAAGAAGCCGAGCAAGCCATTTCGCAAGCCGGATTTGACGCTGTTCTGGATGGTCGACGCCTGTCCCATGCGCGCCGCGCGCCTGCCCATGTCAGTCGGCGGGGGACCAACGATCCGGCGAGCGCGCCGTTTCAGGCATTGATTGAGTTGCTATTGAAGGCCCTCAGCGATCGTGAGGCCGCTGTCGTCAGCAATGCCGCGCTGGCCTTGGGTGAGCTAGGCGAATATGCGGATCAGGCCATCATTTCGGGGCTTCTCTCGCATCTGGGCGACGATGATCCCGGCGTTCGAAAGGCCATCGCCGAGGCGCTGGGCAAAATCGGAGCCCCGGCTCTGGCGGCGATGGAAGACGCTTATCAGCAGGCTGCGCGCCAACGCGCCGAGAAGAACGCCCTGCATACGCGCCTGACGATTGTCACGGCGTATCTGGAGATGTTTCACTCTCACCGCGAACTGTTGTTTCAGATTGTGCCGCGCCTGCAAACCGCGCTGGTTGACGATCACTGGCTGATCCGATCGCAAGCGGCGCTGGCCGCCGGGCAAGCAGCGCGCCTGTGGCAAAACGGACAACTCAGAAAACCGTCCGCCTAG